In a single window of the Trypanosoma brucei brucei TREU927 chromosome 6, complete sequence genome:
- a CDS encoding receptor-type adenylate cyclase GRESAG 4, putative (similar to GB:CAD21877.1: ESAG4 {Trypanosoma brucei}) — translation MCWQEGGGRGCVYPHGNCRRNLTARSPARRYSKYKHSPVITAVSLLHLLPLLLMWMPPVCAENGNVTVKVLSMMHNPAYTEGEINALNAGFDASLSAHSWKTGSNATISVIRPSSPNATVDGMIQEGMDQSKDKLLVVFGPLGSDRVANVRNKLRENDLVALAPVAHSSEVRGWNPHLYFISVEPNAELLALIRYAVVYLRVPRIGMMHVKSSTASMGPYEFTLQILEMMGRELCGMFVVKDSENQNISEDDLNTRWRQFVATRPQAILLFSSLVDGSITWFIKKVAQDNRTANAYLLSTSLQQGPLINMWREALALANRTFTPGQLITTGTVPLASDIRFSLIQHFQHDMDNYLDTKSDWKGFAKPDHYLEDDNAGEMMVYGWLAGEVLFQALNNAPQLTNRTSFMESLYEQRRYVIDDLVVGDFGGECNEAVALQGAMCNCNQGGSMVYMKSIMDGFRPAPLWEGHLTWGVSECSSANVHVGAPLSGLFLLLADNKIALRASRKWFLGAEVHGKEAENIDNRIFFHPLTVSSENVTQSLEQVQDNRDVSAVFGIMPGGLLDRKDLVFISPMTLRPRMKLFRRNVIHLLPVLAQQLYVLAVYLSNTSSRGVNALIRSEQAGEISSLLHKSLDTFGVPLDSSKTLGDGDPIASYLSGDGDVFTIGLTLTDVAAVARHLQAHRRARVFIPFNDLAMYYDEFVAAFNASKESIASSERLLFATSFPHWAEKDTKSDVVASFHRIVNESHWDPLTFLGFVTTRLLQVILPNMKKVNAELLADRIYTESNIKVDDMRFGPFNDVECVSGTSVSANECASNFGATNISVWSMARVLNSSVPILQRGMTPSMGYIISGGSRLTGSQIAGIGIGCIAGLIPFIALGVLLRITLRNARDNNLAPKEPTDPVTLIFTDIESSTALWAAHPELMPDAVATHHYLIRSLIGRYKCYEVKTVGDSFMIASKSPFAAVQLAQELQLCFLQHDWGTNAVDDSYQQFEQQRAEEDEKYTPPTARLDLKVYSRLWNGLRVRVGIHTGLCDIRHDEVTKGYDYYGRTPNMAARTESVANGGQVLMTGSTYLSLSAEEREQIDVTALGDVPLRGVPDPVEMYQLNAVPGRNFAALRLEREIEDEEDVGTGSSASESSFNECGLTATAQQVAGCIDALIGAFPVIQRQKMLATFCERWHVKKPPGVDAWNEASCRCVTRRIAAKVGCVMDFGTRNTSSSVTSLERGGSLFSPGGATVATVASSSNFSYVEGRRCTLHLIDLESVESASQYPS, via the coding sequence ATGTGCTGGCAGgaaggtggtggaagaggatGTGTGTACCCTCATGGAAACTGCAGGCGGAACCTTACCGCAAGGAGCCCTGCAAGGCGTTACAGCAAGTACAAGCACTCACCTGTCATTACTGCTGTATCACTGCTACACttgttgcctttgctacTCATGTGGATGCCACCTGTGTGCGCAGAAAACGGTAATGTGACGGTAAAAGTGCTATCCATGATGCATAATCCAGCTTATACCGAAGGTGAAATTAACGCCCTGAATGCCGGCTTTGACGCATCACTGAGTGCCCACAGCTGGAAGACGGGCTCTAATGCGACAATATCTGTCATCCGTCCCTCATCACCCAATGCGACAGTTGATGGCATGATTCAGGAGGGAATGGATCAAAGCAAAGACAAGTTATTAGTTGTGTTCGGGCCCCTGGGTAGTGACCGTGTCGCAAATGTCCGAAATAAACTAAGGGAAAATGATCTTGTTGCCCTCGCTCCCGTTGCGCACTCCAGTGAGGTCCGTGGTTGGAACCCTCACCTTTATTTCATAAGTGTCGAACCCAATGCTGAACTCCTCGCCCTCATTCGTTATGCTGTTGTTTACCTCCGTGTCCCACGAATAGGtatgatgcacgtgaagagCAGCACCGCCAGTATGGGACCGTATGAGTTTACTCTGCAGATATTGGAAATGATGGGTCGCGAGTTGTGTGGAATGTTCGTTGTGAAGGATAGTGAGAATCAAAATATCTCTGAGGATGATTTGAACACCAGGTGGAGACAATTTGTTGCTACGCGCCCACAGGCTATATTGCTGTTTTCATCCCTGGTGGATGGCAGCATCACGTGGTTCATCAAGAAGGTAGCACAGGACAACCGCACTGCCAATGCGTATCTTCTTTCTACTTCACTACAGCAGGGTCCTCTTATCAACATGTGGCGTGAGGCATTGGCGTTAGCTAATCGTACATTTACTCCTGGACAGCTGATCACAACTGGAACAGTGCCGCTCGCCAGCGACATTCGGTTCTCACTGATTCAGCACTTCCAGCATGACATGGACAACTACCTGGATACAAAAAGTGACTGGAAGGGCTTTGCGAAACCCGATCACTACCTTGAGGACGACAACGCAGGTGAGATGATGGTGTATGGGTGGCTTGCAGGAGAAGTTCTCTTCCAGGCTCTGAATAACGCTCCACAGCTGACGAACCGTACGTCATTCATGGAATCTCTGTACGAGCAGCGTCGCTACGTGATTGATGACcttgtggttggtgactttggtggtgagtgcaaTGAGGCCGTTGCATTACAGGGTGCCATGTGTAATTGCAATCAAGGTGGCAGTATGGTATATATGAAGAGTATAATGGATGGCTTCCGACCAGCGCCTTTGTGGGAAGGACATCTAACGTGGGGTGTATCAGAGTGCTCGAGTGCCAATGTACATGTGGGTGCGCCATTGAGTGgcctctttttgcttctcgcAGATAATAAAATTGCATTACGTGCGAGCAGGAAGTGGTTCCTTGGTGCCGAGGTTCATGGCAAGGAAGCGGAGAATATTGACAATAGAATATTTTTCCATCCCCTAACAGTATCTTCAGAGAATGTGACGCAATCCCTTGAGCAAGTACAGGATAACAGGGATGTATCTGCAGTATTTGGTATCATGCCTGGAGGGCTTCTGGATCGAAAAGATTTAGTGTTCATCAGTCCTATGACACTTCGGCCCCGCATGAAATTGTTTAGGAGAAACGTAATACACTTACTGCCTGTCCTTGCGCAGCAACTTTATGTGCTTGCTGTGTATCTCTCCAACACTTCTTCCAGAGGAGTAAATGCACTCATACGTAGTGAGCAAGCAGGGGAGATCAGTAGCCTGCTGCACAAGTCATTGGACACGTTTGGTGTGCCGCTTGATTCCAGCAAGAcacttggtgatggtgacccGATAGCGTCATATCTCTCGGGTGATGGAGATGTGTTTACTATTGGACTCACTCTCACTGACGTTGCTGCAGTTGCGCGGCACCTTCAGGCACACCGCAGGGCACGTGTATTCATTCCATTCAATGACCTTGCAATGTACTACGATGAGTTTGTAGCTGCGTTTAATGCGAGTAAAGAGTCTATTGCTAGCTCAGAGCGGCTCCTATTCGCGACGAGTTTTCCACACTGGGCGGAGAAGGACACGAAATCAGATGTGGTTGCGAGTTTCCATCGCATTGTGAATGAATCGCATTGGGATCCACTAACGTTCTTAGGTTTTGTTACCACTCGGCTGCTTCAAGTGATTCTCCCGaatatgaagaaagtgaatgcaGAGCTGCTGGCAGACCGCATTTACACGGAGTCCAACATCAAAGTGGATGACATGCGATTTGGACCCTTCAATGATGTGGAATGTGTTTCTGGTACGAGTGTTTCGGCAAATGAGTGTGCCTCAAACTTTGGAGCCACAAACATTTCTGTATGGTCGATGGCGCGTGTGCTGAATTCAAGTGTGCCCATATTGCAACGCGGCATGACACCGTCTATGGGGTATATCATTTCAGGAGGGAGTCGTCTCACAGGGTCACAGATAGCCGGCATAGGTATCGGGTGTATAGCCGGCTTGATACCTTTTATTGCCCTTGGTGTGCTCCTACGCATCACCCTGCGGAATGCTCGTGATAACAATCTTGCGCCCAAGGAGCCAACGGACCCTgtgacactaatatttactgacattgagagcagcactgcgttgtgggctgcacaccctgagctgaTGCCCGATGCCGTTGCGACACATCACTATTTGATTCGTTCACTGATTGGGAGGTATAAGTGCTACGAAGTCAAAACTGTTGGGGATTCGTTCATGATAGCGAGTAAGAGtcctttcgctgccgtccaactcgcacaggaattacagctgtgtttcttgcaaCATGACTGGGGAACAAATGCAGTTGATGATTCTTACCAGCAGTTTGAGCAGCagcgtgcggaggaggacgaGAAGTACACACCGCCAACTGCGCGGTTGGACCTTAAAGTGTACagtcgtttgtggaatggcctgcgtgtacgtgttggaatccacaccgggttgtgcgacatccgacacgatgaagtgacgaagggatatgactactatgggcggaccccaaacatggcagcaaggacagagagtgtagcaaatggtggtcaggtgctgatgacaGGCTCAACATACCTGTCACTTTCAgctgaggagcgtgagcaaattgATGTCACTGCACTTGGTGATGTGCCGCTACGTGGTGTGCCCGATcctgtggaaatgtaccagttgAATGCCGTGCCTGGCCGcaactttgctgcattacggCTGGAACGTGAAATcgaggatgaagaagatgttGGAACAGGTAGTAGCGCTAGTGAGTCGAGCTTTAATGAGTGTGGTTTAACTGCCACCGCTCAACAGGTTGCTGGTTGCATTGATGCTCTCATTGGCGCATTTCCAGTTATCCAGCGACAGAAGATGCTTGCAACAttttgtgagcgttggcATGTTAAGAAGCCCCCAGGGGTGGATGCTTGGAATGAAGCCAGTTGTCGCTGTGTTACCCGTCGGATTGCTGCAAAGGTGGGTTGTGTTATGGATTTTGGAACGAGGAATACTTCCAGCAGTGTGACATCATTGGAAAGGGGTGGAAGTCTCTTTTCACCTGGAGGAGCTACTGTTGCAACGGTTGCTTCATCTTCAAACTTTTCCTATGTTGAGGGACGACGCTGCACTCTGCACTTGATTGACCTGGAAAGTGTTGAGAGTGCCAGCCAATATCCTTCATGA
- a CDS encoding receptor-type adenylate cyclase GRESAG 4, putative (similar to GB:CAD21877.1: ESAG4 {Trypanosoma brucei}) — MSWQEGGGRGCVYPHGNCRRNLTARSPARRYSKYKHSPVITAVSLLHLLPLLLMWMPPVCAEASTVTVNVLSMMHNPAYTEGEINAINAGFDASLSAHSRKTGSNATISVIRHPSPNATVEEIFQHGMKQSEGKLLVVFGPLGSDRVANVRDKLKEHDLVALAPVAHSSEVRGWNPHLYFISVEPNAELLALIRYAVVYLRVPRIGMMHVKSSTASMGPYEFTVQILEMMGRELCGMFVVKDSENQNISEDDLNVRWRQFVATRPQAILLFSSLGNTAKWFIKKVAQDNRTANAYLLSTSLQQNFLIKMWREALALANRTFTPGQLITTGTVPLASDIRFSLIQHFQHDMDIYLRTNNDWKGFAKPDHYLEDDGLGEMMVYGWLAGEVLFEALNNAPQLTNRKSFRESLYKQRRYVIDDLVVGDFGGECNEAVALQGAMCECNQGGSMVYMKSIMDGFRPAPLWEGHLTWGVSECSSANVHVGAPLSGLFLLLADNEIALRASRKWFLGAEVHGKEAENIDNRIFFHPLTVSSENVTQSLEQVQDNRDVSAVFGIMPGGLLDRKDLVFISPMTLRPRMKLFRRNVIHLLPVLAQQLYVLAVYLSNTSSRGVNALIRSEQAGEISSLLYKSLDTFGVPLDSSKTLGDGDPISSYLSGDGDVFTIGLTLTDVAAVARHLQAHRRARVFIPFNDLAMYYDEFVAAFNASKESIASSERLLFATSFPHWAEKDTKSDVVASFHRIVNESHWDPLTFLGFVTTRLLQVILPNMKKVNAELLADRIYTESNIKVDDMRFGPFNDVECVSGTSVSANECASNFGATNISVWSMARVLNSSVPILQRGMTPSMGFSIAGGSRLTGSQIAGIGIGCIAGLIPFIALGVLLRITLRNARDNNLAPKEPTDPVTLIFTDIESSTALWAAHPELMPDAVATHHYLIRSLIARYKCYEVKTVGDSFMIASKSPFAAVQLAQELQLCFLQHDWGTNAVDDSYQQFEQQRAEEDEKYTPPTARLDLKVYSRLWNGLRVRVGIHTGLCDIRHDEVTKGYDYYGRTPNMAARTESVANGGQVLITGSTYLSLSAEEREQIDVTALGGVPLRGVPDPVEMYQLNAVPGRNFAALRLEREIEDEEDVGTGSSASESSFNECGLTATAQQVAGCIDALIGAFPVIQRQKMLATFCERWHVKKPPGVDAWNEASCRCVTRRIAAKVGRVMDFGTRSSSSSVTSLERGGSLFSPGGATVATVASSSNFSYVEGRRCTLHLIDLESVESASQYPS; from the coding sequence ATGAGCTGGCAGgaaggtggtggaagaggatGTGTGTACCCTCATGGAAACTGCAGGCGGAACCTTACCGCAAGGAGCCCTGCAAGGCGTTACAGCAAGTACAAGCACTCACCTGTCATTACTGCTGTATCACTGCTACACttgttgcctttgctacTCATGTGGATGCCACCTGTGTGCGCGGAAGCGAGTACTGTGACGGTAAATGTGCTATCCATGATGCATAATCCAGCTTATACCGAAGGTGAAATTAACGCCATTAATGCCGGCTTTGACGCATCACTGAGTGCCCACAGCCGGAAGACGGGCTCTAATGCGACAATATCTGTCATCCGTCACCCATCACCCAATGCGACAGTTGAGGAGATATTTCAGCATGGAATGAAacaaagtgaagggaagttaTTAGTTGTATTCGGGCCCCTGGGTAGTGACCGTGTCGCAAATGTCCGTGATAAACTGAAGGAACATGATCTTGTTGCCCTCGCTCCCGTTGCGCACTCCAGTGAGGTCCGTGGTTGGAACCCTCACCTCTATTTCATAAGTGTCGAACCCAATGCTGAACTCCTCGCCCTCATTCGTTATGCTGTTGTTTACCTCCGTGTCCCACGAATAGGtatgatgcacgtgaagagCAGCACCGCCAGTATGGGACCGTATGAGTTTACTGTGCAGATATTGGAAATGATGGGTCGCGAGCTGTGTGGAATGTTCGTTGTGAAGGATAGTGAGAATCAAAATATCTCTGAGGATGATTTGAACGTCAGGTGGAGACAATTTGTTGCTACGCGCCCACAGGCTATATTGCTGTTTTCATCCCTGGGTAATACAGCAAAGTGGTTCATCAAGAAGGTAGCACAGGACAACCGCACTGCCAATGCGTATCTTCTTTCTACTTCACTACAGCAAAATTTTTTGATCAAGATGTGGCGTGAGGCATTGGCGTTAGCTAATCGTACATTCACTCCTGGACAGCTAATCACAACTGGAACAGTGCCGCTCGCCAGCGACATTCGGTTCTCACTGATTCAGCACTTCCAGCATGACATGGACATCTACCTCAGGACAAACAATGACTGGAAGGGCTTTGCGAAACCCGATCACTACCTTGAGGACGACGGTTTAGGTGAGATGATGGTGTATGGGTGGCTTGCGGGAGAAGTTCTCTTCGAAGCTCTGAATAACGCTCCACAGCTGACGAACCGTAAATCATTCAGGGAATCTCTGTACAAGCAGCGTCGCTACGTGATTGATGACcttgtggttggtgactttggtggtgagtgcaaTGAGGCCGTTGCATTACAGGGTGCCATGTGTGAATGCAATCAAGGTGGCAGTATGGTATATATGAAGAGTATAATGGATGGCTTCCGACCAGCGCCTTTGTGGGAAGGACATCTAACGTGGGGTGTATCAGAGTGCTCGAGTGCCAATGTACATGTGGGTGCGCCATTGAGTGgcctctttttgcttctcgcAGATAATGAAATTGCATTACGTGCGAGCAGGAAGTGGTTTCTTGGTGCCGAGGTTCATGGCAAGGAAGCGGAGAATATTGACAATAGAATATTTTTCCATCCCCTAACAGTATCTTCAGAGAATGTGACGCAATCCCTTGAGCAAGTACAGGACAACAGGGATGTATCTGCAGTATTTGGTATCATGCCTGGAGGGCTTCTGGATCGAAAAGATTTAGTGTTCATCAGTCCTATGACACTTCGACCCCGCATGAAATTGTTTAGGAGAAACGTAATACACTTACTGCCTGTCCTTGCGCAGCAACTTTATGTGCTTGCTGTGTATCTCTCCAACACTTCTTCCAGAGGAGTAAATGCACTCATACGTAGTGAGCAAGCAGGGGAGATCAGTAGCCTGCTGTACAAGTCATTGGACACGTTTGGTGTGCCGCTTGATTCCAGCAAGAcacttggtgatggtgacccGATATCGTCATATCTCTCGGGTGATGGAGATGTGTTTACTATTGGACTCACTCTCACTGACGTTGCTGCAGTTGCGCGGCACCTTCAGGCACACCGCAGGGCACGTGTATTCATTCCATTCAATGACCTTGCAATGTACTACGATGAGTTTGTAGCTGCGTTTAATGCGAGTAAAGAGTCTATTGCTAGCTCAGAGCGGCTCCTATTCGCGACGAGTTTTCCACACTGGGCGGAGAAGGACACGAAATCAGATGTGGTTGCGAGTTTCCATCGCATTGTGAATGAATCGCATTGGGATCCACTAACGTTCTTAGGTTTTGTTACCACTCGGCTGCTTCAAGTGATTCTCCCGaatatgaagaaagtgaatgcaGAGCTGCTGGCAGACCGCATTTACACGGAGTCCAACATCAAAGTGGATGACATGCGATTTGGACCCTTCAATGATGTGGAATGTGTTTCTGGTACGAGTGTTTCGGCAAATGAGTGTGCCTCAAACTTTGGAGCCACAAACATTTCTGTATGGTCGATGGCGCGTGTGCTGAATTCAAGTGTGCCCATATTGCAACGCGGCATGACACCGTCTATGGGGTTTTCCATTGCAGGAGGGAGTCGTCTCACAGGGTCACAGATAGCCGGCATAGGTATCGGGTGTATAGCCGGCTTGATACCTTTTATTGCCCTTGGTGTGCTCCTACGCATCACCCTGCGGAATGCTCGTGATAACAATCTTGCGCCCAAGGAGCCAACGGACCCTgtgacactaatatttactgacattgagagcagcactgcgttgtgggctgcacaccctgagctgaTGCCCGATGCCGTTGCGACACATCACTATTTGATTCGTTCACTGATTGCGAGGTATAAGTGCTACGAAGTCAAAACTGTAGGGGATTCGTTCATGATAGCGAGTAAGAGtcctttcgctgccgtccaactcgcacaggaattacagctgtgtttcttgcaaCATGACTGGGGAACAAATGCAGTTGATGATTCTTACCAGCAGTTTGAGCAGCagcgtgcggaggaggacgaGAAGTACACACCGCCAACTGCGCGGTTGGACCTTAAAGTGTACagtcgtttgtggaatggcctgcgtgtacgtgttggaatccacaccgggttgtgcgatatccgacacgatgaagtgacgaagggatatgactactatgggcggactccaaacatggcagcaaggacagagagtgtagcaaatggtggtcaggtgctgataACAGGCTCAACATACCTGTCACTGTCAgctgaggagcgtgagcaaattgATGTCACTGCACTTGGTGGTGTGCCGCTACGTGGTGTGCCCGATcctgtggaaatgtaccagttgAATGCCGTGCCTGGCCGcaactttgctgcattacggCTGGAACGTGAAATcgaggatgaagaagatgttGGAACAGGTAGTAGCGCTAGTGAGTCGAGCTTTAATGAGTGTGGTTTAACTGCCACCGCCCAACAGGTTGCTGGTTGCATTGATGCTCTCATTGGCGCATTTCCAGTTATCCAGCGACAGAAGATGCTTGCAACAttttgtgagcgttggcATGTTAAGAAGCCCCCAGGGGTGGATGCTTGGAATGAAGCCAGTTGTCGCTGTGTTACCCGTCGGATTGCTGCAAAGGTGGGCCGTGTTATGGATTTTGGAACGAGGAGCTCCTCCAGCAGTGTGACATCATTGGAAAGGGGTGGAAGTCTCTTTTCACCTGGAGGAGCTACTGTTGCAACGGTTGCTTCATCTTCAAACTTTTCCTATGTTGAGGGGCGACGCTGCACTCTGCACTTGATTGACCTGGAAAGTGTTGAGAGTGCCAGCCAATATCCTTCATGA